From the Bdellovibrio reynosensis genome, one window contains:
- a CDS encoding YiiX/YebB-like N1pC/P60 family cysteine hydrolase yields MKTSALSMLFLSFLFSFSSFAATYQDGDIIFHESQGVQSKAIQEATGSKWTHVGMLFYKEGQWQVAEAVQPVRFTSLSSFISRGKNKAYRIYRVPGLTSENRKDLRLQLAPFVGADYDIYFEWTDDLIYCSELVYKVFKKATGIEVGHVQKFRDLNLGGPYVKALIKNRLENTGRELDLNEPIITPVAQIKDAKLKLVEEVK; encoded by the coding sequence ATGAAAACATCTGCCCTTTCAATGCTGTTCCTTTCTTTTCTTTTTAGCTTTTCTTCTTTTGCAGCCACTTATCAAGATGGCGATATCATTTTTCATGAAAGCCAAGGCGTGCAATCAAAAGCCATTCAAGAAGCTACTGGCTCTAAATGGACCCATGTCGGAATGTTGTTTTATAAAGAGGGTCAGTGGCAAGTGGCCGAGGCTGTTCAGCCGGTCCGCTTTACTTCATTGAGTTCATTTATTTCTCGCGGAAAGAACAAAGCTTACAGAATTTATCGCGTTCCCGGCTTAACTAGTGAAAACAGAAAAGATCTGCGCTTGCAACTAGCTCCATTTGTTGGTGCTGACTATGATATTTATTTTGAGTGGACGGATGATTTGATTTACTGTTCTGAGCTTGTTTACAAGGTCTTTAAAAAGGCTACGGGCATTGAGGTGGGACATGTTCAAAAATTTCGTGATCTAAATCTTGGTGGACCTTACGTGAAGGCGCTGATTAAAAATCGTTTAGAGAACACTGGCAGAGAGCTTGATCTGAATGAGCCAATTATTACGCCAGTGGCGCAGATTAAAGATGCGAAACTGAAGTTGGTGGAAGAAGTTAAGTAG
- a CDS encoding SGNH/GDSL hydrolase family protein — protein sequence MTSLLFLVLLNLGFSAENSFERVLLLGDSHAYGKYGEVLDAHFRKNAKQVTSFSSCGSSPSTWMTTSANFKSTNCGFWQKSSADREIRVKSHKLPSFDQEIQKLQPQVTVITLGTNILGSTGNISSEKKHVETMMKSIRAQGSECVWVGPPDLSKDPFKKNLPLGIESLKSLAKENKCHFIDSTAITKYPAGKSDGVHYGPKDSAAWGKAVVKKIEGLKLSPPSSDSVPTDKKSQPNGVR from the coding sequence ATGACTAGCCTACTATTCTTAGTTCTACTGAATCTTGGTTTTTCAGCAGAGAACTCTTTTGAGCGAGTTCTCTTGTTGGGCGACTCCCACGCCTATGGAAAATACGGTGAGGTTTTGGATGCTCACTTTCGCAAAAATGCAAAACAGGTGACTTCATTTTCTAGCTGCGGATCTTCGCCTTCAACTTGGATGACGACGTCCGCTAATTTTAAATCTACAAATTGCGGATTTTGGCAGAAAAGCAGTGCTGACCGCGAGATTCGAGTTAAAAGTCACAAGCTTCCTTCCTTTGATCAAGAAATTCAAAAACTTCAACCGCAAGTTACGGTGATCACATTAGGGACGAATATTCTTGGTAGCACCGGAAATATTTCTTCAGAAAAAAAACATGTCGAAACGATGATGAAATCGATTCGCGCGCAAGGTTCAGAGTGCGTTTGGGTGGGGCCTCCGGATTTATCTAAGGACCCGTTTAAGAAAAACCTTCCTCTGGGAATTGAGAGCTTAAAGAGTTTAGCGAAAGAAAATAAATGTCATTTCATTGATTCGACGGCGATCACAAAATATCCCGCTGGAAAATCAGACGGTGTTCATTATGGACCTAAAGATTCTGCCGCCTGGGGAAAAGCTGTAGTGAAAAAAATTGAAGGCTTAAAATTGAGTCCACCTTCAAGCGATTCCGTGCCGACGGATAAAAAATCTCAACCTAACGGCGTTCGTTAG
- a CDS encoding substrate-binding periplasmic protein translates to MRFFLRFGILSLIACLFALNAHSANDKTLTVITHEAAPWMAEKLPDGGAIFYALKKVLEKKDYNLKVIFAPSWIRAKMDAVKKSEIDAYFPIRTIEHEDVFMFTDVMFESPWSIAERKDHPILFRDLQDLKRYTAGNVQGVELRPGIEDLVKQGLKVETTSSQENNLLKLATGRVDFIFIDKGVYRFTLAMEPSLKQYRDKLQLNAKPIVVEKYKLALKKKNVPKEFVAFFNSTHDEFNKHLEDYYKMLETKKP, encoded by the coding sequence GTGAGATTCTTTTTAAGATTTGGAATATTGTCGCTAATAGCATGCCTCTTTGCTCTAAATGCTCACTCCGCCAACGATAAAACGCTCACGGTCATCACACACGAAGCCGCTCCCTGGATGGCGGAAAAACTTCCCGACGGCGGAGCTATTTTCTATGCTCTAAAAAAAGTTCTAGAAAAGAAGGACTACAATTTAAAAGTTATATTCGCGCCATCATGGATTCGGGCAAAAATGGATGCCGTTAAGAAGTCCGAAATCGATGCTTACTTCCCAATACGAACCATTGAGCATGAAGATGTTTTTATGTTTACAGATGTGATGTTTGAAAGTCCCTGGAGTATTGCAGAAAGAAAAGATCATCCAATCCTATTTCGCGATCTGCAGGATCTAAAAAGATATACGGCAGGAAATGTTCAAGGTGTTGAGCTTCGTCCAGGAATCGAGGATCTAGTCAAACAGGGATTAAAAGTCGAAACTACGTCGAGCCAAGAAAACAACCTGTTAAAATTAGCTACGGGTAGGGTGGACTTTATTTTTATCGATAAAGGAGTGTATCGTTTCACACTGGCGATGGAGCCATCACTGAAGCAATACCGTGACAAGTTGCAATTGAATGCAAAGCCCATAGTGGTTGAAAAATACAAGCTAGCTTTAAAGAAAAAAAACGTCCCCAAGGAATTTGTCGCTTTCTTTAATTCTACACATGACGAATTTAATAAGCACCTAGAAGATTATTATAAAATGTTAGAAACAAAAAAGCCGTAA
- a CDS encoding PQQ-dependent sugar dehydrogenase: MIKILLALIAVVVLVACRDDDTNSLNPPLTQKPGVPVATPDFSRTDFMRDLDDPWDMAFTLDSTMFFTEKCRGLSVRTPDGKVTKLFGGNGYNTFVPDFFCAGQSGMHGVAIDPNFASNRRIYVFMPSELSSPRTNRIVRLVVDANFTSVSERTDIITDISFKDRRNLWGGVGTHSGGRIRFGPDGYLYITTGDNHNGPLPQDLTKLGGKILRVDTNGKAAPGNNTPTGGDPRIYVYGLRNAQGLTFKPSNGRPFIAEHGPNHSDEVTALSPGGNGGWDPKPDSGVSCADNYCGYISNRKDGKLTSMTDTDKFPQALKPLFVMPDSQGMGTAAFVVGQQWKDWNGILLVSLMASEKLIALKVNDQDGLSSITPVNVPSERIRSIVQGPDSNIYMALDDGTIWKFTPK, from the coding sequence ATGATAAAAATTCTTCTCGCCTTGATAGCTGTAGTCGTACTTGTTGCGTGCAGAGACGATGACACAAATTCCCTCAATCCTCCCTTAACTCAAAAACCAGGCGTCCCAGTAGCTACCCCCGATTTTTCTAGAACCGACTTCATGAGAGACCTAGACGATCCTTGGGACATGGCCTTCACATTGGATAGCACGATGTTTTTCACCGAAAAATGCAGAGGCCTCTCTGTTCGAACTCCCGATGGAAAGGTAACTAAACTTTTCGGCGGAAACGGCTACAACACCTTCGTTCCAGATTTCTTCTGTGCCGGTCAATCCGGCATGCATGGCGTAGCTATCGATCCAAACTTTGCAAGCAATCGCCGCATCTACGTCTTCATGCCCTCTGAACTAAGTTCACCAAGAACAAACCGAATCGTAAGATTAGTTGTCGATGCAAACTTTACTTCCGTCTCTGAAAGAACCGACATCATCACTGACATCTCCTTTAAAGACCGCAGAAACCTCTGGGGAGGAGTCGGCACCCATAGCGGAGGTCGCATTAGGTTCGGCCCTGACGGATATCTTTACATAACAACCGGGGATAACCACAACGGTCCTTTGCCTCAAGATTTAACTAAACTAGGCGGAAAAATCCTTAGAGTCGACACCAACGGAAAAGCAGCTCCAGGCAACAACACTCCTACAGGAGGCGACCCGCGCATTTACGTTTACGGCCTTAGAAATGCCCAGGGCCTAACGTTCAAACCGTCAAACGGTAGGCCCTTCATTGCCGAACACGGCCCTAATCACAGCGACGAAGTCACAGCCTTATCTCCTGGAGGAAACGGCGGCTGGGACCCAAAACCAGATTCCGGAGTCAGTTGTGCGGATAATTACTGCGGCTATATTTCTAACAGAAAAGACGGCAAATTAACTTCGATGACTGACACTGATAAATTCCCTCAAGCCTTAAAGCCTCTATTCGTGATGCCTGATTCGCAAGGAATGGGTACCGCAGCGTTTGTGGTTGGTCAGCAGTGGAAAGATTGGAACGGAATATTATTAGTAAGTCTAATGGCCTCTGAAAAGCTCATCGCCTTAAAGGTCAACGACCAAGACGGATTATCATCAATAACTCCAGTGAACGTTCCAAGCGAAAGAATACGTTCCATCGTACAAGGTCCCGACAGCAACATCTATATGGCACTCGATGACGGCACGATCTGGAAATTTACTCCGAAATAA